A segment of the Coffea arabica cultivar ET-39 chromosome 8c, Coffea Arabica ET-39 HiFi, whole genome shotgun sequence genome:
GATTTCTGATATTTCAGTTTCAGACATGTTAGaggtttcaaagaaaaattggcAATGAAAGCCTAATGAAAAAATCAGTAATGAAGGCTGGAAATTGCACTTGgcaataaagatttgaaaagagGAAAGCACTCAGCAATGAAGGTTGACAAGAAGACGTCCCAAGAGcaaaagctctgataccatgaacaaaaagaaaaactgaattGTTCTGTCATATCTATTTTGTTCTAGGCTCTATACAACATTTATACAAATGAAATTTGACTTTTGTCAATTCTATGAAATCTgtaatttcctaaaaattaggagctaatttattctatcctaaaatacattaaaagtaaattattctatcctaaaataGAGCAGAAATCATGAGATATAGCAGAAATCATGGGATATACATAGAAAAAGATATTCTAGATTTTCAACACAAACATTCAGGTAGCTGCAGTTGAGTGCGACTTTTCTAAGACGGCTACAACTGCAAACATTTTGCCACCTGGTCGAGCAATGGAACCAAAACAAGCAGCTCACTGAGGTCGCAAAcggaattttttcttttagacTTCTTGgtgcaaaatttaatttttgaactcCTAGAATCCCAAGCAATCTGGCTCAAACTGAGCTGTAATGAAGGCTTTTATCCTcctttttttgttgaaatttgttATTGAAGAGTAGATGTCTTTGGTGTTGTACTCTGTGAAGAAGCTTTATCACTTAATTGGTTCATGAGATTATATGTTACAAGAACTCACATGCAGGAAGCTGATTGTTAAGTACTTCATCAACTGTTGCTCCCAAATAAAGGACCCCCTTCAAGGCTTCTGGACATTTATCTGTTTTCCGTGCTTGGTGATTTGAAGACGTTTTGTCAGGAATAATCTGGGATCTCAGGCAAGAGTGAAGAGTATCCTGATGCAACAAGAAGACAAACAGGAGCTAAGAGGCCTAGAAAGCCTTAGGATTTAAACATCCCATCACTAAAGTGAAACTCAACGGTCTCCTTGTCGAGATCAATCACCAACGGCAACTTAACCAGCAATGGAACAACATGCCAATGACTTACTTTTTCAATGTGTATAGCGAATGGTAAAAGAAGATTCAGGACCCAAGTGGGACAATTCATGTTACCTTCCTACAAGTCAAATTTAAGAAGATAACTCTATAGTAGTTACAAGAAGTTACTGTGTTCAAAATGCCTAACAGGATTTGGATCCCTAGGGATGGACATTACAAAGGATCAGTCTTAAGCTCCTTTCCACTTCCAAATTAGACAAAACACTTCTTGTAAGCAAAGATAATTACATCTGAAACATGAGTAAATAGCCTATCGCTGAAGAGTCCAAATCCATTAGCCTCCCATCTGTAGTTAAAAAGGCTTTCGAGTTAGTCATAAAGATTTTCTATTACCAACTGGAAAAGTCTACTAGAAAAGACTGTGATCTTATGTACCAACTGCAGAAAGCAACTTGGTAAATATGAATTCGACAGGAATGCATGTTGCTTCTTGCAGCAGACTGCCTCCTTGCTTGCATAGCCTTACTTTTTCAGAATTTTGACGAGTACTTTGGAGATTGTCCCCATTCTGCTCTGACAAGTTACTCCTTTTTGGTGGATACAAAAAGGACTCCTCTGCCTGAGGAAAATTGGTTATCTTTGCTTCAAGACCTGAGTCGCCAAAAGTTTTGCTGGCTTGTTCACCTTTCTCATCTCTAGCAGGAGGGTGGGGGTTGGTGATGTAGCACACAGGAGTCCTTTTAGAAGTTCTCCAAACTAGTTGATGGGCAGTACTATCAGCATTACCATCCATCTGACTGGAACTATTCTTCCTAACAAGAAAAATTGCAGGAATGTCCTCCAATACTTCTACTTCAATAGGGTACCCTATGATGGCCTTCTTGTTTGACTTGCTCATTAGAGAAACAAGAGGGACATGTTCTTTCCGGTAGCTAGCTTGAACAGTTATATCGACATCGATCAACATTGTTTCCATCATATTATGTTGGTTAGTATGGACTGGCTTAAAGCACAGGCTATCAGAGTCTTCCAAGTAGTTGCCTCCAGTAAGAGAACGAAAGAGACTTTTGTCCTCCAAAGCCAATTGTTCAGCGGATTTGCTGTCAACTCTataatttctttcttccttaCAAGGAGTATCCAGCAGCACTATATCCTGTATGTTGCGTGATCGTTTTCTGGACACTGCAAAACTTGTTCCATTAGTTACAGTGCTTGGAGTTCCACCTGAATTGTGCGTGCAAGGCTGTTCATTTGAGTTCAAGTTCTGAGAACCTGCACCACTGGCAATCTTGCTGTCAGGAGAAGATTCGGATGTGTAACTCAGATGCTCCTCCAGCAAATTAATGCTTCGCTTTTGCCTTCTATTCCGAAAGCTGCCTGAATTCCTTAGTAAAGACGTATCAATTTGATATACAAGAGTTGTTATGTCTAAGATGTCTCAAAATATTCAACTACTGGAActaaatgaaacaaaaatacTTTGTacatcatcattttttttaggtgCTTTGCTCGCTGTTATTGTAAGATCGTTTCTTTAAAAAACATTATGTATAATGGCTAAAGGAAAGCACCGCACAAGAATCTAGGGGAAGTAGAAAATGATTCGTGAATGCATTAGGTGATCTTGGTGAATTAAAACCACCATGTGCATGTGTCACTGGTGCCCGTGCAAGCAATGGCATTTCTTACTATGTTAAAGTGCCTTTCTTTGTTCATAGTTATATCCTCATTTTGTACAAAAAAATTAGTTAGAGAAATATCTGTGATGAATATGAACTCTGCCATAAAGTAACAAGAGCACATTAAAGGTATTTTGTCAACCTGCATGTTGTTTGACTCTGCGTCCATTATCCTTGAAAAAGCTCTCAGAGAAACCAGATACCCGTGACTCAGCAGAATCTTTTTCCTCTGCTAAACTGGACACTTGGTAATGGTCTTCTGTTACACATGCAGAGGGAATAACCTTGGATGACTGAGAATGAAGAACTGAGTTCTCAGAAGAAGCTTTTTCAACTGGTAAGTAAACACATTTGCTTCTCTTAGCCCGGCAAAGAGGTCCTTGCTTCACATTATCTGTTGCAAAAGCAAAAACGATGGTTTTGGTTTAGACCAAATAGACAATTTGTggacttcattaatgcattagcATAATTAGAAGATTATctgatgcaaacaaagtctAAAATGATTTTCTGCACGTCAGACTTGAATAAGTTGGGCATCTATTACAGACTCTTGAAAGATTGGAAGAGAATCCCGTTCTAAAAGAAGCTCTACGAGCCTTAGATTTGGTAAGACTGTCATTTGAGGCTGTGCACTAGGACATCACCTCTCTATGTTGCTTCCATTGATCTTTCTACTTGTCTGAAACATGATCATTCTTACATCCTTAATTTGTGAATACGAATTCCAaaagttcatgcatgcaacaTTCCAAGTATAATTCATCAGCCACTTCTAAGAAAGCAGTCGTTCATATCTGGCTCTGATATGAAGGATTTCATCAACTAAGCAGTTTAAGTACCTGGAGTTTTATGACTTTTTTCCTGCTCTTGTTTTTCAAGTTGAAGGGCATGAAGAACAGCATCTTCTCGATGAGCATATTTTCCATTCTTTATAGCAAGAGAAGACTGGACTGATTCAGCATCCTTGATAAAACCATCAAACTCAGCAGACCGGAATGCTTTTATGCGCTTGGATGTTTCCAAATTGTGCCACTCCCTATAAATTCATCATTACCAGAAATGAGTACAACCAAGCCCCGCCTAAATTGGAATTTGTTGGAATGATAATTGGATTATTAAATCTTATTAGGATTGGCACAAGATATATTCCCAACATAGATATTAACAATCTCATTAACAAAAAGGACTAAAAGGGATCCATAATTTCTCATGCAACATCAACAAAATGAGGCAAGGAACCAAATATATCGATCT
Coding sequences within it:
- the LOC113706610 gene encoding uncharacterized protein, which gives rise to MGLAVGSLVWVQRKNGSWWPGKVVGLDEAACPLKHLSPSAVKTPIKLLGKENGSVEWHNLETSKRIKAFRSAEFDGFIKDAESVQSSLAIKNGKYAHREDAVLHALQLEKQEQEKSHKTPDNVKQGPLCRAKRSKCVYLPVEKASSENSVLHSQSSKVIPSACVTEDHYQVSSLAEEKDSAESRVSGFSESFFKDNGRRVKQHAGSFRNRRQKRSINLLEEHLSYTSESSPDSKIASGAGSQNLNSNEQPCTHNSGGTPSTVTNGTSFAVSRKRSRNIQDIVLLDTPCKEERNYRVDSKSAEQLALEDKSLFRSLTGGNYLEDSDSLCFKPVHTNQHNMMETMLIDVDITVQASYRKEHVPLVSLMSKSNKKAIIGYPIEVEVLEDIPAIFLVRKNSSSQMDGNADSTAHQLVWRTSKRTPVCYITNPHPPARDEKGEQASKTFGDSGLEAKITNFPQAEESFLYPPKRSNLSEQNGDNLQSTRQNSEKVRLCKQGGSLLQEATCIPVEFIFTKLLSAVGT